One Lacunisphaera limnophila DNA window includes the following coding sequences:
- a CDS encoding efflux RND transporter periplasmic adaptor subunit: protein MKLLPLFAALLTPVLLPAAPAAEGVLLPFREVTVSSAVQGILAAVNVREGDAVATDALLATLIDRVEAAEVARFAKILEQREFAALGTQNLFRDQVVSEGEAIEKRIERDIAKLQHQIALEQLDRRKIRSPIDGLVVEKKKEAGEAVDENEPVFHLVDISRVYLQVFVDASEALKLKAGQRLPVAFPEHQIPPHDGIIDFIDPRIDGASGLVRIKILIDNAGRTLIAGMRGRVNLAEASAPTTP, encoded by the coding sequence ATGAAGCTGCTGCCGCTGTTCGCCGCCCTGCTCACCCCGGTGCTCCTGCCGGCGGCGCCCGCCGCCGAGGGCGTGCTCCTGCCGTTCCGGGAAGTGACCGTCAGCTCGGCGGTCCAGGGGATCCTCGCGGCCGTCAATGTCCGGGAAGGCGACGCGGTCGCCACCGATGCCCTGCTCGCGACGCTCATCGACCGGGTCGAGGCCGCCGAGGTGGCCCGCTTCGCCAAGATCCTCGAGCAGCGCGAATTCGCCGCCCTCGGCACGCAGAACCTTTTCCGCGACCAGGTCGTGAGCGAGGGTGAAGCCATCGAGAAGCGCATCGAGCGCGATATCGCGAAACTCCAACACCAGATCGCCCTGGAGCAGCTCGACCGCCGCAAGATCCGCTCGCCCATCGACGGCCTGGTCGTCGAGAAGAAGAAGGAAGCCGGCGAGGCCGTGGACGAGAACGAACCCGTTTTCCACCTCGTCGACATCAGCCGCGTCTACCTCCAGGTGTTTGTCGACGCCAGCGAGGCGCTGAAGCTCAAGGCCGGCCAGCGCCTGCCCGTCGCTTTTCCCGAACACCAGATCCCGCCGCACGACGGCATCATCGACTTCATCGACCCGCGCATCGACGGCGCCAGCGGCCTCGTCCGGATCAAGATCCTCATCGACAATGCCGGGCGCACCCTCATCGCCGGCATGCGCGGCCGCGTGAACCTCGCCGAGGCCTCCGCGCCGACCACCCCTTGA
- a CDS encoding GumC family protein: MENAPKADKVQGPGEAYPAYYGGGQGGYGVLGQGESQMHRSMQDYLLILRERVWYIVLVFALVFSAAVIFTFTRVPRYTSVASVQVFRNDPVVMQVQSVVNNEIRSAEDLNTQVKVLESLAIVQRVADRLTGADLELFMAPFKSPGAEVPITAAEVVYLNRKIVPVRLSLVLQVQFSHPDKLMAAKVANLFIDEYIAYNSRLRIEDSMKAVDDLKERADQQKKRVEEMAIILQNYREKNQQVSLDQRKDIVTEKLKALNAYVTQTTSRLNEAEVRWRQVQERKATPALLLELPFIASQSLIVQLVQQVAAQKIVLAQMRERYRDKHPRMIEAHNSLTQTEKELGRAIDSMAATVEADFQTARRNDEDARANLARQEKESLDLDRDAVEYSNLERDLAINEHLLNTLLSRMRETSMSSTIETQSARVVDRASPALKPASPNVLLNLALGFLGGLALGTAFAFFVAYVDDRVKSSFDIESVIGLPLVGIIPEIKRMDQPDKAQIVINNQDKQVVESFLTLHSSLRLKDESKAAQAILVTSTIPGEGKSFTTTNLALTFAAHGEKVVVIDCDLRKPNIHKSFRLENIKGVIDVCAGTHTIDQVVIKGVHPNLDVIPAGGRAKNPTQILNSRNFEHLLADLRKRYDRVFIDTPPLAAVSDALIILPLVDGSIFTIFFNRVRRKAAQFSARKLLEANVPCFGAVLNGLNLAVSGYYYAQYYDKSYKDYYVTMAKQDGEPDAR; encoded by the coding sequence ATGGAAAACGCACCCAAGGCAGACAAGGTACAGGGTCCCGGCGAGGCCTATCCGGCCTATTATGGCGGCGGCCAGGGCGGCTACGGGGTCCTGGGGCAGGGCGAGAGCCAGATGCACCGCAGCATGCAGGACTACCTGCTGATCCTGCGGGAGCGCGTCTGGTATATCGTGCTGGTCTTCGCCCTGGTCTTCTCGGCCGCGGTCATCTTCACCTTTACCCGCGTCCCCCGCTACACCTCGGTGGCCAGCGTGCAGGTCTTCCGCAACGACCCCGTCGTCATGCAGGTGCAGAGCGTCGTCAACAACGAGATCCGCTCCGCCGAGGATTTGAACACCCAGGTGAAGGTGCTCGAGAGCCTGGCCATCGTGCAGCGGGTCGCGGACCGGCTGACCGGGGCCGACCTGGAACTGTTCATGGCTCCGTTCAAGAGCCCGGGCGCCGAGGTCCCCATCACCGCCGCCGAGGTGGTTTACCTCAACCGCAAGATCGTCCCCGTGCGCCTCAGCCTCGTGCTGCAGGTCCAGTTCTCCCACCCGGACAAACTCATGGCCGCGAAGGTGGCCAATCTCTTCATCGACGAGTACATCGCCTACAACTCCCGCCTGCGCATCGAGGATTCGATGAAGGCCGTGGATGATCTCAAGGAGCGCGCCGACCAGCAGAAAAAGCGCGTCGAGGAGATGGCCATCATCCTCCAAAACTACCGCGAGAAGAACCAGCAGGTCTCGCTCGACCAGCGCAAGGACATCGTCACCGAGAAGCTCAAGGCGCTGAACGCCTATGTCACCCAGACCACCTCGCGGCTCAACGAGGCCGAGGTCCGCTGGCGCCAGGTGCAGGAACGCAAGGCGACGCCGGCCCTCCTGCTGGAACTCCCTTTCATCGCCAGCCAGTCCCTGATCGTGCAGCTGGTGCAGCAGGTCGCCGCCCAGAAGATCGTGCTCGCCCAGATGCGGGAGCGCTACCGCGACAAGCACCCGCGGATGATCGAGGCGCACAATTCCCTGACCCAGACCGAAAAGGAACTCGGCCGGGCAATTGATTCCATGGCCGCGACGGTGGAAGCCGACTTCCAGACCGCGCGCCGCAACGACGAGGACGCCCGGGCCAACCTCGCGCGCCAGGAAAAGGAGTCGCTCGACCTCGACCGTGATGCCGTGGAGTACTCCAATCTCGAGCGCGACCTCGCGATCAACGAACACCTCCTGAACACGCTGCTCTCCCGCATGCGCGAGACCTCGATGAGCAGCACCATCGAGACACAAAGCGCCCGCGTGGTGGACCGCGCCAGCCCGGCACTGAAGCCCGCCTCCCCCAACGTCCTGCTGAACCTGGCCCTCGGTTTCCTTGGCGGCCTGGCCCTCGGCACTGCGTTCGCCTTCTTCGTCGCCTACGTGGACGACCGCGTGAAGAGCTCGTTCGACATCGAGTCGGTGATCGGCCTGCCGCTGGTCGGCATCATCCCCGAGATCAAGCGCATGGACCAGCCGGACAAGGCGCAGATTGTCATCAACAATCAGGACAAGCAGGTGGTCGAGTCCTTCCTCACCCTGCACTCCAGCTTGCGGCTCAAGGACGAGAGCAAGGCCGCGCAGGCCATCCTGGTCACCAGCACCATCCCGGGTGAGGGCAAATCCTTCACCACCACGAATCTGGCGCTCACCTTTGCCGCCCACGGGGAGAAGGTCGTCGTCATCGATTGCGATCTCCGGAAGCCGAACATCCATAAATCCTTCCGCCTCGAGAACATCAAGGGCGTCATCGATGTCTGCGCCGGCACCCACACCATCGACCAGGTCGTGATCAAGGGCGTGCACCCGAACCTCGATGTCATCCCGGCCGGTGGCCGCGCGAAAAACCCGACCCAGATTCTCAATAGCCGCAATTTCGAGCACCTGCTCGCCGATCTGCGCAAGCGCTACGACCGCGTCTTCATCGACACCCCGCCGCTGGCCGCGGTCAGCGATGCGCTGATCATCCTCCCGCTGGTGGATGGCTCGATCTTCACCATTTTCTTCAACCGCGTCCGCCGCAAGGCCGCGCAGTTCAGCGCCCGCAAGCTCCTGGAGGCGAACGTGCCTTGCTTCGGCGCCGTGCTCAACGGCCTGAATCTCGCGGTCTCCGGCTACTACTACGCCCAGTATTACGACAAGTCCTACAAGGACTACTACGTGACGATGGCGAAGCAGGACGGCGAGCCCGACGCCCGCTAG
- a CDS encoding L-threonylcarbamoyladenylate synthase — translation MPAKIHAPTPTNLRRLAAVLRRGGLVAIPTETVYGLAAHALDARACRAIFRAKGRPANDPLIVHVLGLAQAEELAEFNDAARLLTRAFWPGPLTLVLPKKPVVPGIVTSGGATVALRAPAHPLARRLLRLAGVPLAAPSANPFSYISPTTAAHVQQGLGARIAHILDGGDCAIGVESTVVDLTTPARPRVLRPGAISAAQLARVLGRPVVTRRRAAPPGTTLSAPGLLEKHYSPRTPLHRMVHPGKPAAGTAVIRLRQPAGPMLPAVYWLSRRGSLSEIARNLYRVLRQADAGGHRRIVIEPLPPTAGGLAAAINDRIGRAAAKRPA, via the coding sequence ATGCCGGCCAAGATCCACGCCCCCACTCCCACCAATCTGCGCCGGCTGGCCGCCGTCCTGCGGCGCGGCGGACTGGTCGCGATCCCGACCGAGACGGTCTACGGGCTGGCGGCCCACGCCTTGGATGCCCGGGCCTGCCGCGCGATCTTCCGGGCCAAGGGCCGTCCCGCCAACGACCCGCTCATCGTCCATGTGCTCGGCCTCGCCCAAGCCGAGGAACTCGCGGAGTTCAATGACGCAGCGCGCCTGCTCACCCGGGCCTTCTGGCCGGGACCGCTGACCCTCGTGCTGCCGAAAAAGCCCGTGGTGCCCGGCATCGTGACGTCCGGCGGAGCGACCGTGGCCCTGCGCGCGCCCGCGCATCCGCTTGCGCGCCGCCTGCTGCGACTCGCCGGCGTGCCCTTGGCGGCACCGAGCGCCAATCCTTTCAGCTACATCAGCCCGACCACCGCGGCCCACGTGCAGCAGGGCCTGGGCGCGCGCATCGCGCACATTCTCGATGGCGGCGATTGCGCCATCGGCGTCGAATCCACCGTGGTCGATCTCACCACCCCGGCCAGACCACGGGTACTGCGACCCGGCGCGATCAGCGCGGCGCAGCTCGCCCGCGTGCTGGGGCGCCCGGTCGTCACCCGGCGGCGCGCCGCCCCTCCCGGCACCACCCTCTCAGCCCCGGGCTTGCTCGAGAAACACTACAGCCCGCGCACACCCTTGCACCGCATGGTACACCCGGGGAAACCGGCCGCCGGCACGGCCGTAATCCGGTTGCGCCAACCGGCCGGTCCCATGCTACCCGCCGTGTATTGGCTCAGCCGGCGCGGCTCCCTGTCTGAAATCGCGCGGAATCTCTATCGGGTGCTGCGTCAGGCCGATGCCGGCGGTCATCGCCGGATCGTGATCGAGCCGCTGCCGCCCACGGCGGGAGGACTCGCCGCGGCGATCAACGACCGGATCGGCCGGGCCGCGGCCAAACGGCCGGCCTAG
- a CDS encoding polysaccharide biosynthesis/export family protein, translated as MSRLVSRTLRTAGLMLGLVVSLSAQTQANTDYILRPSDLVRVQIFQEEDLERVVRITQENTITLPLIGTVEVKDRTVRQTEELIRALYDKDYLVNPQVNLTVMEYSESTVQVVGAVNRPGAVPFPPEQKLTLVEAIARAGGQSRIADLRKVRLSRTTTDGRTENFTVNVDELMKQGSGEQWYLTKGDVIFVPERLL; from the coding sequence ATGAGCCGTCTCGTCTCCCGTACCCTGCGCACCGCCGGGCTCATGCTCGGTCTGGTGGTTTCCCTGTCCGCCCAGACGCAGGCTAACACCGACTACATCCTGCGTCCGTCCGACCTGGTCCGCGTGCAGATCTTCCAGGAGGAGGATCTGGAGCGGGTGGTGCGCATCACGCAGGAAAACACGATTACGCTGCCCCTGATCGGCACTGTGGAGGTCAAGGACCGCACCGTGCGCCAGACCGAGGAGCTGATTCGCGCCCTTTACGACAAGGATTACCTCGTCAACCCGCAGGTGAACCTGACCGTGATGGAGTACTCCGAGAGCACGGTGCAGGTGGTCGGGGCGGTTAACCGGCCCGGCGCGGTGCCCTTCCCGCCGGAGCAGAAACTGACCCTGGTCGAGGCCATCGCCCGTGCCGGCGGCCAGTCTCGCATCGCGGACCTGCGCAAGGTGCGCCTGTCGCGCACCACCACCGACGGCCGGACCGAGAATTTTACCGTCAATGTCGACGAGCTGATGAAGCAAGGTTCGGGTGAACAGTGGTACCTCACCAAGGGCGACGTCATCTTCGTGCCCGAGCGCCTGCTCTAA
- a CDS encoding HAD family hydrolase: MKLDIPAGDFAGYIFDCDGTLVDTMPLHYRAWDRAMQQAGLKGTLSEELFYSLGGMPTRKVAAVFAQHYGLTIDVDWVFHHKEELFLEMQAEMKVIKPVVDFARKFHGRVPMSVASGGPKPVVKTTLELMHLADLFPVVVTPEDVAHGKPAPDMFLLAAKKMGVPPERCLVFEDAGPGFEAAIAAGMQFVRVPSRVG; the protein is encoded by the coding sequence ATGAAACTCGACATCCCGGCCGGCGATTTCGCCGGTTACATCTTTGACTGTGACGGCACCTTGGTGGACACGATGCCGCTGCACTACCGTGCGTGGGACCGGGCCATGCAGCAGGCCGGGCTCAAGGGCACGTTGAGCGAGGAACTGTTCTACTCGCTCGGCGGCATGCCGACGCGGAAGGTGGCCGCGGTCTTCGCCCAACACTACGGCCTGACCATCGACGTGGACTGGGTCTTCCACCACAAGGAGGAGTTGTTCCTCGAGATGCAGGCCGAGATGAAGGTGATCAAGCCGGTGGTGGATTTTGCGCGGAAATTTCACGGCCGGGTCCCGATGAGCGTGGCCTCGGGCGGACCGAAGCCGGTGGTGAAGACGACGCTCGAGCTGATGCATCTCGCCGACCTGTTCCCGGTGGTGGTGACGCCCGAGGATGTGGCGCACGGCAAGCCTGCGCCCGACATGTTCCTCCTCGCCGCCAAAAAGATGGGTGTGCCGCCGGAGCGCTGTCTGGTCTTCGAGGATGCGGGTCCGGGCTTTGAGGCGGCGATCGCGGCGGGCATGCAGTTTGTGCGGGTGCCGAGCCGGGTGGGCTGA
- a CDS encoding TolC family protein: MHQRLLPAVLALGLVTVSASGQPDPTPAGNAPLVLTMNEAVVRALDANLEVSIERLKPQIAEQRRMQALSAFDPRLDVSTVVESLERPQNTRDFFATGRAVEIMSEDNVRIEGSLGGLLPTGTRYNVTIRSYQLKNTLNREALARFYPEYTSSTTFTVSQPLLRGAGLKANMAETRIAEMELRGAEQGLRGRVDQIATSVLDAYIESLYARELVRVITDRIALAEQLRVENDKRLRQGLMAPIDVMQAESTKAAAEIELIRAQSFLVETENRLRELIFSDFVAAVDTDFDLVDRLGVVALNESLPALRNLALEHNAEYQVALQRVEAEKLRVRHARNQFLPRLDLQASVGLNGLGGDIGTSFSDYGERTQPDFTVGFVGSLPITFTAERARLREMLFRLREAETEVRRTTNRLYAQVHTAHTRVSSAMLRAASSARAVAAAEASLDAEQKRLANGLTTSFNVLRLQDELAQARVNQLEAVAEGQKALAILWGVTGVLFERYQINLVEAPGAARRS, encoded by the coding sequence ATGCATCAACGTCTCCTTCCCGCTGTCCTCGCCCTTGGTCTCGTCACGGTCTCCGCCTCCGGGCAGCCTGATCCGACACCCGCGGGCAACGCCCCCTTGGTCCTGACCATGAACGAGGCCGTGGTCCGGGCCCTCGACGCCAACCTGGAGGTCTCCATCGAACGCCTGAAACCGCAAATCGCGGAGCAGCGCCGGATGCAGGCCCTGAGCGCCTTCGACCCGCGGCTGGACGTCAGCACTGTCGTGGAGTCGCTCGAGCGCCCGCAAAACACCCGCGACTTCTTCGCCACCGGCCGCGCCGTGGAGATCATGAGCGAGGACAACGTCCGCATCGAAGGCAGCCTGGGCGGCCTGCTCCCCACCGGCACGCGCTACAATGTCACGATCCGCTCCTACCAGCTGAAGAACACCCTCAATCGGGAGGCGCTCGCCCGTTTCTATCCCGAGTACACCAGCAGCACCACGTTCACGGTGTCCCAGCCCTTGCTGCGCGGCGCCGGTCTGAAGGCCAACATGGCCGAGACCCGCATCGCCGAGATGGAACTGCGCGGCGCCGAGCAGGGCCTGCGCGGGCGTGTCGACCAGATCGCCACGAGCGTCCTCGACGCCTACATTGAATCGCTCTACGCCCGCGAGCTGGTGCGGGTGATCACCGATCGCATCGCGCTGGCCGAGCAGCTGCGCGTCGAGAATGACAAGCGCCTCCGCCAGGGCCTCATGGCCCCGATCGACGTGATGCAGGCCGAGTCCACCAAGGCCGCGGCCGAGATCGAGCTCATCCGCGCCCAGTCCTTCCTGGTGGAGACCGAGAACCGCCTCCGCGAACTGATCTTCAGCGACTTCGTCGCCGCGGTGGACACGGACTTCGACCTGGTGGACCGCCTCGGGGTGGTTGCCCTGAATGAATCCCTGCCCGCCCTGCGCAACCTCGCGCTGGAGCACAACGCCGAGTACCAGGTCGCCCTGCAACGCGTGGAGGCCGAGAAGCTGCGCGTGCGCCACGCCCGCAACCAGTTCCTGCCCCGGCTGGACCTGCAGGCCTCCGTCGGCCTCAACGGCCTCGGCGGCGACATCGGCACGAGCTTCAGCGATTACGGCGAGCGGACCCAGCCTGACTTCACGGTCGGTTTCGTCGGTTCCCTGCCCATCACCTTCACCGCCGAGCGGGCCCGGCTGCGCGAGATGCTCTTCCGCCTGCGCGAGGCGGAGACGGAGGTGCGCCGCACGACCAACCGCCTCTACGCGCAGGTGCACACCGCCCACACCCGCGTTTCCTCCGCCATGCTGCGCGCCGCCTCCTCGGCCCGCGCCGTGGCCGCAGCCGAGGCCTCCCTCGACGCCGAGCAGAAGCGCCTGGCGAACGGCCTCACCACCAGCTTCAACGTGCTGCGCCTGCAGGATGAACTGGCCCAGGCTCGCGTGAACCAACTCGAGGCCGTGGCCGAGGGCCAGAAGGCGCTCGCCATCCTCTGGGGCGTCACCGGCGTGCTCTTCGAACGCTATCAGATCAACCTCGTGGAAGCGCCCGGCGCCGCCCGCCGCTCATGA
- the hisC gene encoding histidinol-phosphate transaminase yields the protein MTFAELANPGILTQPVYEPGKPIETVARELGLDPAGIIKLASNENPRGPSPRGLAAAQRALAEAHLYPDGGYYALRQKLAARLGLGLEQFVIGDGSNELLELLGHAFLSPGKECVMHRSAFVVYKLVTLMFGATPVEVPLGPGLRQDLPALLAAVTPRTRLVFLASPANPTGVASSAEEISALVRALPPHVILVMDEAYAEYLENPPDLRPLIAEGRKVVCLRTFSKIYGLAALRIGYGYAAAELIAIVQRARQPFNVNAIAAAAATAALDDEEFVADCRRENFAGLAQLAAGFQALGLEFVPGHGNFQLVKVGDGLAVFDALQRRGVITRPVKGYGLPEWLRVTVGTPAQNTRLLAELAAAVSR from the coding sequence ATGACTTTCGCCGAGCTGGCCAACCCCGGCATCCTGACGCAGCCAGTCTACGAGCCGGGCAAACCGATCGAGACGGTGGCCCGGGAACTCGGCCTGGATCCCGCCGGCATCATCAAGCTCGCCTCCAACGAGAATCCGCGCGGGCCGTCGCCCCGTGGCCTGGCGGCGGCGCAGCGCGCGTTGGCGGAGGCGCACCTTTACCCGGATGGCGGTTATTATGCCCTGCGGCAGAAACTGGCGGCGCGGCTCGGTCTCGGGCTGGAACAGTTTGTGATCGGCGACGGTTCCAACGAGCTGCTGGAACTGCTCGGGCATGCGTTTCTGTCGCCCGGGAAGGAGTGCGTGATGCACCGTTCCGCGTTTGTGGTCTACAAGCTGGTGACACTGATGTTCGGCGCCACGCCGGTGGAAGTACCGCTCGGACCAGGCTTGCGGCAGGATCTGCCGGCGTTGCTGGCGGCGGTTACGCCGCGGACCCGGCTCGTGTTTCTGGCCAGTCCCGCCAATCCGACCGGGGTGGCCAGCAGCGCGGAGGAGATCAGCGCGTTGGTGCGGGCGCTGCCGCCCCATGTCATCCTGGTGATGGACGAGGCCTATGCGGAGTATCTGGAAAATCCCCCCGACCTCCGGCCCCTGATCGCCGAGGGGCGCAAGGTGGTCTGCCTGCGCACCTTTTCCAAGATCTACGGCCTCGCGGCCCTCCGGATCGGCTACGGCTACGCGGCGGCGGAACTCATCGCCATCGTGCAGCGGGCCCGGCAGCCGTTCAACGTGAACGCCATCGCGGCGGCGGCCGCCACGGCGGCGCTCGACGATGAGGAGTTTGTCGCGGACTGCCGGCGGGAGAATTTCGCCGGGCTCGCGCAGCTGGCGGCGGGGTTCCAGGCGCTCGGTCTGGAGTTTGTGCCGGGACACGGCAATTTTCAGCTCGTGAAGGTCGGGGACGGACTGGCGGTGTTCGATGCCTTGCAGCGCCGCGGGGTGATCACCCGCCCGGTGAAGGGTTATGGGCTCCCCGAATGGCTGCGGGTGACGGTGGGTACCCCGGCACAGAATACGCGCTTGCTCGCTGAATTGGCCGCGGCCGTGTCCCGTTAA
- a CDS encoding outer membrane beta-barrel protein, with translation MKHTARLAVIAALVSLSAKAAPFMAVGDGAELFVTAGLSVAFDDNVFLDSANESDDSIISFTPGVDLVFGKGSATTGNLYYREEIRRYSDNGNQDAELSSVGFNSSTDTGGSKFNLNGSYAQIAQNDNDIRIAGLIVRRDVSNLGAKAEFDLTAKTSLAIGLTYAGTDYSVASYTDNEISSLPVDVYYEATEKLDWSFGYRYRTTSQDGLAADFTDHFVNIGARGEFSPKLTGQVRVGYNTREFDAGGDDTGLGVDSSLSFAASEKTSIQLFLSNDFGNSGTGDSTKTFRWGGSVTSNLTEQWFAQASLSVDSTEYSTRDDDFVNGMLSVGYKYNQFVSFSASYAMRDNSSTSALAEFDNSVFTFGANVRY, from the coding sequence ATGAAACACACCGCACGCCTGGCAGTCATTGCCGCCCTTGTCAGCCTTTCCGCCAAAGCCGCTCCCTTTATGGCGGTGGGTGACGGAGCCGAACTCTTCGTTACCGCTGGTCTTTCGGTCGCGTTCGACGACAACGTTTTCCTTGATAGCGCCAACGAAAGTGATGATTCGATCATCAGCTTTACGCCGGGCGTCGACCTGGTTTTTGGCAAGGGTTCCGCCACCACGGGCAACCTTTACTATCGCGAGGAAATCCGTCGCTACAGCGACAACGGCAATCAGGACGCCGAGCTCTCTTCCGTCGGGTTCAATTCCAGCACCGACACCGGTGGCTCCAAGTTCAACCTGAACGGTTCCTACGCCCAGATCGCGCAGAACGATAATGATATCCGCATCGCCGGCCTGATCGTCCGTCGCGATGTTTCCAATCTCGGCGCCAAGGCGGAATTCGACCTCACCGCCAAGACCTCGCTCGCCATCGGCCTCACCTACGCCGGCACCGACTATAGCGTCGCCTCCTACACCGACAACGAAATCTCGAGCCTGCCCGTCGATGTCTACTATGAGGCGACCGAGAAGCTCGACTGGAGCTTTGGTTACCGTTACCGCACCACCAGCCAGGATGGTCTCGCGGCTGATTTCACCGACCACTTCGTCAATATCGGCGCGCGCGGCGAGTTCTCGCCGAAGCTGACCGGCCAAGTTCGGGTTGGTTACAACACCCGCGAGTTCGATGCGGGTGGCGACGACACCGGCCTCGGCGTCGACAGCAGCCTCAGCTTCGCCGCCTCGGAGAAGACCAGCATCCAGCTCTTCCTGAGCAACGATTTCGGCAACTCCGGCACCGGTGACTCCACCAAGACCTTCCGTTGGGGTGGCAGCGTCACCAGCAACCTGACCGAGCAGTGGTTCGCCCAGGCCTCCCTGAGCGTTGATTCCACCGAGTACTCGACGCGTGATGATGATTTCGTCAACGGCATGCTCTCCGTCGGTTACAAGTATAACCAATTCGTGAGCTTCTCCGCCTCCTACGCCATGCGCGACAACAGCTCGACCTCCGCGCTCGCCGAGTTCGACAACAGCGTGTTCACGTTCGGCGCCAACGTCCGCTACTGA
- the rpsR gene encoding bS18 family ribosomal protein has protein sequence MSTTETKTQTLTPQQVPLTSPQLYSRFITDTGKILPRKYTHLSAKEQRAITSKIKTARNMLTMQ, from the coding sequence ATGAGCACGACCGAAACGAAGACCCAGACCCTCACGCCGCAGCAGGTTCCCCTGACCAGCCCCCAGCTTTACAGCCGCTTCATCACCGACACCGGCAAGATCCTGCCGCGCAAGTACACCCATCTGTCGGCCAAGGAGCAGCGCGCGATCACCTCGAAGATCAAGACCGCGCGCAACATGCTGACGATGCAATAA